One Nicotiana tomentosiformis chromosome 4, ASM39032v3, whole genome shotgun sequence genomic window carries:
- the LOC104111757 gene encoding U-box domain-containing protein 52-like, with amino-acid sequence MITANNSLNRNINGSYDTVGSSSSNSSLGNEIEEIEDDDINGGYVVASELLEINDNRGGLASIKEGEVEGSLYSFDFHNNGDHAVVYVAVGDNNKISKESSMDALLWTLKHVVADPSSTILFLIHIYPQTKYIPTPLGMIPISQVSAEQKENHMAQERGKRRQFLQKCFDACAATKVKVDTILIESDTEAKAILDLIPICNIRRLILGTSKANLKKLKSRKGGGTADEILLNAPEFCEVKIICEGKEMVELQMFESPSPQASAGDSPKPIQSHSQDQNQPQNESFGCGCFKPRVMP; translated from the exons ATGATCACTGCCAACAACAGCCTCAACAGAAACATTAATGGGAGTTATGATACAGTAGGAAGCAGCAGCAGCAACAGTAGTTTAGGGAATgagattgaagaaatagaagatgaTGATATAAATGGTGGTTATGTTGTGGCAAGTGAGTTGTTGGAGATCAATGATAACAGAGGAGGGTTAGCCTCCATTAAAGAAGGTGAAGTAGAAGGTAGCTTATATTCCTTTGATTTCCACAACAATGGTGATCATGCTGTTGTTTATGTTGCTGTTGGGGATAATAACAAGATTAGCAAAGAGTCAAGTATGGATGCTCTTCTTTGGACTCTTAAACATGTTGTGGCTGATCCCTCTTCTACCATTCTTTTCCTCATTCATATCTATCCTCAGACCAAGTACATCCCTACTCCTT TGGGAATGATTCCAATAAGCCAAGTGAGTGCTGAGCAGAAGGAGAACCACATGGCTCAAGAAAGAGGCAAGAGGAGGCAGTTCCTTCAAAAGTGTTTTGATGCATGTGCTGCTACAAAG GTTAAAGTTGACACCATACTTATAGAGAGTGACACAGAAGCAAAAGCAATACTGGACCTTATTCCCATCTGCAACATAAGAAGGCTGATCTTGGGCACCTCTAAAGCCAATCTCAA GAAACTAAAGTCAAGAAAAGGAGGCGGAACAGCGGATGAGATATTACTAAATGCACCTGAATTCTGTGAGGTCAAGATAATATGTGAAGGCAAGGAAATGGTTGAGCTGCAGATGTTTGAATCTCCTTCTCCCCAAGCCAGTGCTGGTGACAGTCCAAAGCCAATTCAAAGTCATTCCCAAGATCAAAATCAACCCCAGAATGAATCTTTTGGATGTGGATGCTTTAAACCCAGAGTCATGCCTTAA